CACTTTATACATATTCTTGGGTTTAACATACGTCATATTGCTTTACATGTAATCGAATTACATGTGATTGATGTAAATGCACTAtacaataaaacatatatataaactatGTCAAAAAGCTTTCTCTCCAGCTTTAAATTCACTTCATACCTCGTTTTAATACTATTTTTGTGCTTGACTTAAGTACTTCAGATTGTAAATATTGATTGTTCATATTGCACAATCCTTATTCTAGTGTTTATAAtacttttatattgtttttacatttttatatgcatgcttgcacaaacacaccacagcaaattcattgtatgtgtaaacctactCGCCAATAAACCCTGATTCTGAATtctggaaatgaaaaataaattcttGTTGACTTTACTTTGCTCTGACTCTTATTAAACTAAAGTCTTTGTGCTCAAATGAAACGACCTGACCTTGTTTGACAGAAAGAAGTCCGCTCCACACCCCAGCTGTGACCTTTGCTCCCTGTTCGTCCAACCTGCTGCAACATGGATTTCATTTCCTCCAACACGCACATCTGGAGATCTGTGCACCAGAtgacttccttccttccttccgaCACGAGTCCACTGCGCTGTGCTGCCACACGATGGCGCCATCGGCCTGTAACCGTGTTCCCTTCTTCTCCGGGGAGGTGTGGGCCGCTCCTTCTATTCCTGGCAGGCCCAGTGCAAACACGCATCCTCCGTCTCCACCGAGCTGCACcgtccactcctcctccacacgACGCCGGATGTGCTGCATCTGCTGCAGGATCGCTGGCTGCGTCTGTTTGAAGAGGACAAAGGTCTAATGTGTAGGAAACGGTCTTATTCTTACACTAAATCTGGGTTGTGAGGCTGTAGATCCTGGCGATGCTGATCGAGATGGAGAGCAGTGCATGGAGTCAGTGGCGGATGGAGGATTTTTCCAAatcaggggccacaatttacacagggGGGCCAATTATGTGTCCATCCTCCATGCACAATTCAGTAAGGTGcctgttttcttgttgttttaaagACTATACCGACAGGACACGGGCACTTCAGGGGCTAATTAGATCTCAGTTGGGACCAGTGCCCCCCTTGGCCCCCACCGGGATCCGCACCTACATGAAGTGCATCATGGTTTGGATGGATGTTCGGAactgtattttgttattataaGGACAATTAGACAAACAGGTCATTCTCAGGACAAAGAAATGTTTCTATGTTATGTTCTTGTTGAAAATACTCTGAaccaatttgttttattttcaagaGCCTCATCAATATAAGAAAGTATTACGATATGTATTATACATCATTATTGTAATATTGTAGCTAACAAAATAATGCATTTATGATTAATTGTGCATTTGACAAATTCTTATCGatagtttaatatatatatagatatagttttGGACTTTTTCATACCTCTATCTTTTCCTCTTGATtcattgtctttatttgttgtgtatATAAACTGGAATTGGGAGTTATGTGCACAGATGGGAAACTTTACTTGACTTTCATCTTGAATCAGGCAATACCTCCTTAAACCGACATTTTCCAGAATACAACTGAACATCTGCAGTTGCGTTATACTTCATGCACAGACTTAGAAACATACAGAGTTGAAAATATGCTGTGTTCATGCAAACCCACTTCTGCGGCCCGGGTCTTCGTCGTGGCTCCATGGAAACCGTTTCAAGCTGCTTAATATAACCACAGGAGAGCTATATTTATATCTCACACAGTACCGCATTGGCCTCATTTCCACTGATGTGTGAAATTATGCTGATGCCTATACATTTCTCTCCTCACCTTTTAgctctctcttcctccgtctcccACCGCTGTTCTCCCCCTTCATCTGTCTCGCTTCCTTCCTCCatgtctccctctttcccctccttttcccttctttctttctgtgtgtgtgtgtgtgtgtgtgtgtgtgtgtgtgttgaggaagCAGTAGGTTACAGTCGATTACAGCAGGGTTCTTTATTTTCTAAGAAATAAGTGAAGGAAACCCATGAGTCACGAGCTAAAGATGCTACGCAGGttgaaggaggaggtggtggtgctCGAATCCACTTGTTATTTTAAGGCTGGAATAAAGCAGGCAAccaaggccccccccccccccccacacacacacacatacacacacaccctcagggGCCCCAAAAGCATTTTGCTAGTCTTTGTAATTTTATTCTGTTCTTGTCTTTacattgtgtctttttttttaaatattgtacaGCACTCCCTCACCTGTCTTTATTTTACTCTTTGTAATTCACATTGTGTCTACTGTTTTTGCCAAGCACTTTGATCAACTGTGGCAATTATTCATTTAGGATTTGAGTAACATCCAAATTTATAATTTTATCATCAcggaaaatgaagaaaatagcAAATACTTCAATTTGAGAAGCTGGATGTCAGTGGTGCTAATCTCTGACCTAAAACACAGACTGTCCCAGATGTCTCGaagcctatgtgtgtgtgtgtgtgtgtgtttgtgtgtgtgtacgagagGGTTCTCTCATTAAGATCCAGAGGAGGGGTTACCACACTGGCCCTGGAGGGTGAGACTTTTCCTATTTCTGCTTTGTTgtatacagcagcagcagcagcataagAGGCCTGGGAGACCTGTGCCTGTCGGAAAGCATCTCAGTCCCCACCAGGGTCACACCACGCTCTGATGCGACAACCGTTGTCAACGTCACGCGGTCTCCATAGCAACCGTGCCGGGGCCCAGCATCCCTGAGCAGATGTGCGAGGGTTAAAAGGGAGAGGTGGGagtgaggggagggaggagcgGGAGGCTGTGAACTCAGCATCTCTTCACTCACTTTGTCTCGGAGTGTTTCATGTGAATTCAGCGAGGACACGTCAGAGGTCTGAGGCCGAGCTGCCGccgctgctctgctgctgccgccaGGAGAGAAACTCCAACTTCAGCCATAGCTCACATGCTCACAGTGAAAATACTGACGTGCTATAAAGCAGCTGTGATGTTTAGCTTTAGCATGCGGTGGTTGAATGTAACTgattacatttactcaagtactatTCTTAGGCCAACaagagtgtttttattttgtaaaacttCTTCTATTCCACTTTGAAGAGGAAAGTgctttttactccactacattatTTGATAACTTAAGTTTCTAGATACTTTGCAGTTTCAGATGAATAATAAGAATATAATcgataaataaattattatgcATTAAAGAATTTTATTGAAACTACCAACCTTCAGTCAACAATAAGCGACAAATCAAAAGGACGAGAAACACTGCAGTTCACATTTTTATTAGGAAAATCATTTTGCAgattgaatattattattaccatatatatatatataattatgatcgtatatataattatatatatataattattttcagTTATTCAGAGGATGCATCAGCACAGTATATCTTAATAGGAAGACTATTGCTAGAATAAATATCTATACATCATaattagttaaataaataaaaagttccAACAGAAGTATTTTCGTTTTTCCataatttacaaaaaacaacaagtgctaaaaagaaataaaccatTTGCAAAACTGAAGCCGTAAATGCTGCTGaggaatttattttaaaaaatacaaagatgATTCACAGTTTGTGTCCTTGTTCTCATGCTGGCTGAAACACCAATAAGGGACCATGCAGGGATGAAGAGCCAGAGCGACAGGATAGTACCaaactacattacccacaacccccccacacactttACGCCCCTTCCCCACACCCTTTTGTGAGGCTCTGAGCCAATCAGACGAGAAGTAAAGGGGTGAGCAGGAGAGGTCAACGGGGTCAGTgggtgcattttatttttttcagttctAGTCCTCCAGAGCTGATTATCCTCCGGATCCTCTGACAGGACGGTGACCCGCCCTCGTTGGTAAAGATGAGACTGATGGACAAATAAAACTTTCTATCGTGTTTTGGGGTCCAACCCTTTTCCCTCTGTTTCAGCGCCACATGGTCGTGTTCCGCCCTGCAAGGGAAGAACACACGTGAACCAAGCTTCCTCGGCAGTGTGAGCCTGTCCCCCTGTGACCTCTGAGGTGAACTTTGCCTGGAACCGATCCAGCTTCAGTTTCATTAAATGCCACTTTATCCTGCCTCTTTTCTCAATaacatgacatttttatttctttccagCAATTCTGAGCGTCAAATGTCCTCCTTCTAAAGTCTGTGTTCACTATACAACACCATCGTGGTGCAAAATTTGGTTAAAAACCGAGATGATCCTGTTATGTAATTGGCTGCTGCTTTGGTCTGATATagcagtcagccaatcacatcactgaatttgtgttttggactgaCGGACAAAGACTGTCATGAAAAGTGGTGTTATAAAGTAAAACCACTGAGGAAAATATAACACTTAAATAATGACAATAAGAGACATCCGAAATAAAACCTGctggaattaaataaaaatgacaaaaaactcTGTTATTGGGAAAGAAAGGAGGATGAATTTGGAACATTTACTGGATTATTTCAGAATTAGTCGATGTTGATATCTATTTGTGATCATCCTATTCATTCATCGGATATTGGGCACTTTGGGTCTCTGCAAAATGTTAGTTTATTCGTTTTTACCTTGCAGAGAAAATTATAGCACACTTTGGAAACAGCACCAAAGTTTTGACTTCATGGCAGCCGACATAAAGAAGCTCTCTTCTGGAGCCAAGTGCAAGCTTCCAAATGGACAAGTTCCCTATAAGAAAGAAACGCAGGCACCTTCCACCCACagcttcctttcttcctcctcctcttctctcatctCTGAAACCGCCTTTAAACACTATTTACAACTATCTACAATCGGGCGTGAGCGGTGTCGACCTTCAGTCTGTTCGAGCGCAAGCGACTCACAGAAAAATTGGAGGGAAGGAAGTGAGAGAAACTCGGGAGCTTCAGGGGAGAGCGGACAGAGAATTGACGGAGAAGCAGACGTGACGTGTAGGAGAGCGACGAGCAGGAAACAGCCAGAGACGAGGCCTGTGTGAATAGAACCGGTGTGTGCAAGTTGTGTAAGTGTGCATGAAGGCATGCAGTCTGTATGTCCAGCTTCCATACAGCtgaatatactgtgtgtgtttgtgtctgtgtgtgtactgagcAGTGCAGGATGACTCATGCAGAATGTGTGGGCATTCTCCACAGGAAGGGCTTCAAACATCTGACAGACACTTCACAAGATGGTGcaacaacagcacacacacacacacacacgtaaacacacacaagcacatacacaaACGTATGCAGGCAAGAGTGATAGGCAAAATATGCAAATAGGTGATTGCATTCATACActgataaacacacatacaaaaacacacgtacaaaaaacacacacacacagcagcagcagtgaataTGCTTCATTGTTAAATGAGATGAGACAAGCCATGGGAGGAAACtcagcggacacacacacgtacacaaacacacatttgagtCGTACACAGGCCACGGTTGGTGCAGTTGCACTCCACATTTTCACACCACTTCTATTAATAGCACAGCTCCCTTCCCTCCCGCTCCAGCTTGTTGTCCGTATGCCGCTCTCGAACGCTGCCTCATTGTTTTTTTCCCGCCCGGCTGTATCATATTCCACGCGGGAACATGAGCAGCGACAGTCTCCTGTACAGACGTCAGCAGAACAACACATTGCTCAAACATGCGCTCGCAATCTGGCATTCTGCGTGAGGCAATCAGACGTGCCAAGCTGATATTTATGCAGCCTGTGCAAACCCCCCCCCGATAGTTAAGCATCAGATCAGACCAGAGGCGGGTCTGAGGGCTGTTACATGTTATTtccagctgttgttgttgttgcttttttgAGCTTCAGTGCTTTTCACTCCATCTTAACGAGCACAAGACAAACCCAGATCTCCCGTTTCAGAAATAAAACGCAGGTGGAAAAATCGACAAAACGAAAGAGAGTGCGAATGAGCAAATCCCTGGAGTCTAACGAGTAAAGGGTGTGTTAACGATGCAAATCTTTTGGGAGTGTTAACAGGAACTCACATTTGTGCCGAACACAACACGTCGATAACAACGGATTCATTGTCAActtggaaaataaatacaaaaaaaggaaaagctatGGAGTGGAACCTTTAGTTACATATTCACATTTTGCTAGTATTATCCGATTGATCTGAAGAGTGGATGTGTCAAATACAATATATCATGAGCATCGTTAATAAGCTGTATTTTACAGTATATAGCAACATTGAACCTCCTACTGTAACAATATTTCCTGGTTACAAAGGACATATTCCCAGAAAGACAGTGGGTACAGGTTTTTCTTTACATGGGTAACATCTTACTTGAAGCTCTTCCTAACGTGTCGTTGAACTACCTTATGCTTATGTACAGTAACTCCGCATGGGAAGTAGTTTAAAGTGGGCGTGAGTGATGAGGGAGGGGCATTTTACATGGTGCTTAGAAACGAGGCAGCGCTGATTAATAAGCAAGTCTTCAAGTAAAATGTCACCCTAAAGTGCCCAGTTGTGGATTCTGCTGCACACATagagacggagggagacagACGGCGGTGGCGAACGACAGTTGctgtgctttttctttttcagttgtttcttttttttttagtttgaccAGAGAAATGAACACACGGTTAAAAGGGGCATCATCTGTGTCTTTGGGTTCAACAGTACAGGAGCAGATTATCCGCCAAATAGTTTGTTAGAAACCGcctgagagatggagagaagtaGACAAATAATCGGACCCTCCGAGGCCATCGTACAGGGGgtgacgtcacacacacacgtgtttctTCACGACCACAGCGAATCACGGATCACATCACGATACCCTGTTGCTCAGCAGAACCCCAACCTGGTTGTGCCGtgaccaaacaaaacatttttacaatcgAGACTCCGAGCTACGTGTGACTATGGTGATGGTGATTGTTCCTCTACGTTCAGGACCAGAGAGTAAAGGTTAAAGATGGAAAATAGCAGACgagacaaaaaaattaaaaaacaaaacatgtgtacaaaaaaagaaacacacaaagaaatgtacaaacaaacaaacagatatgtCAGTAAAAAAGTATTGTGCTTTTAGCTGTCCAGTGCACACCGAGTACAAGTTTTAGAGCTCCTACGtgagaaaggtgtgtgtgtgtgtatatgcactTCGGACATATCCTGTGTTCAGCAGAGATCATTAAAACATACAGTAGGCAAaacatgttagtgtgtgtgtgtgtctatttatGATATTAAGTGCAATGTGAGATCATCTAGGCAGAGTGAGGCCTGTTTGTcttcatcaaatcaaaacaaattgtTACTCAAAGTGAAAACCACaacaatgcatgagtgtgttatTTTTTCCGACTCTTGCATCAATGCATTCAGGCGCATGCTATATGcatgtttaaatatgtgtgtgtgtgtgtttgacccaTTCTGTTTCCTGATAAGCACAtgagaagcaaaacaaaaacaacgaGGAAACAGAATTACAGATTCAGGTCACACTCAATAATCTGCATGGGTTTACTTTCACATCCATTAgtattctttttttcccctcttctgtgtgctttctgttgttttgtttttttaacatgaatTTAAAGAGCAttataaaacaagacaaaaaaaaaaaaaaggcaaacaagGAGAAACCTTCACATGAAAATTGCCAAAGCAAACGGACATTCTTCACCACagaaccccaccccccccaaagaaaaaaaatcatcccAGTTCACTTTCGTCTTATCAGCTCGGCAACGAATATCCAAGTGTATCGTCCTCAAGGcagatgtttatgttttttcgTTTCATGTTGTGATGAGAGTCCAGCTTCCCTTCCCTCCACGGTTATTACTCGACACTAGATGAAGTCTCAGAAACATCGCTGTGTCGTGGTGGTGGCTGGATGAGGATGGATGAGGAGGGTTGCACATGAATGATGTGATGACAGATTGACAAATGTAACGaggagtctttttttttattatcttcaAATGGGTGAATTTGTCCTGTCGCCAACAATTTAAGCTCTGACCTTCTGTGACTGACACAATAgctggggcgggggggcaaGTGGAGACTAGTGGAATCACTGACAGATCCCACGTTTATTTACATCAGAGGCGTGCGTTTCTCACACCATAGAATCCTCCAGCGTTTATCTCAAAATAGGGTTTGAACTAATGTCGTTGACTCTGTTACATACACATTTAGTTTCTGTGTAGTGGTGATaacaggagaggggggggatatTGAAGGATGGGGAAGCTGGGATGTTAGTGTGTGAGCTGGgacagggatggagggaggactAAGGGGTGTAGAAGTGAAAGAGGAAAGTCAAATTTGTGTGTATATCCGAAGGGAACTTTCAGTTTCGGGAGGGGATGCTGTCGTCTGTGATCTTCTCCGCAGGCCGAGGTCTCCACGACCACCTCAGGTTTCCTTCTGCGACACACGCATCTCACTTTTAATTTGCGATATTCAGAATGCGTGTGGATGTCGAGCTCCGAGGTGAAATCCGTGTTGTTTTTCCTGGCATGgaacttttgtgtttgtgaacgcaCCAGTCGCACGGAGGAGGATGTGGTTGATGAGAATCCCCGGTGGCCTTCCAGACATTTAGCTCCGAGTGATAACATTTAATgagtctgtgttttctctcgtctgcatttcttttctttcctctctctcccttttcattatttcctcccctctctcccgcCTCCACCTCCCCCTTTTCCTCCCCTCCTGGTTTTACATTACGCTGCATTTGCCCTTCAGTCTCTCGGCGCGGGACTGCTTCCCCGAGCGCTTGCCGTCGATGTTGAGGCTCATGTTCCTCTTCTTGTCCAGGTTGAGGAGCTCTTGGAAGAGCTCGGTGACGTTGTGGTTGGTCTTGGCCGATGTCTCCATGAAGGCGCACTTCCACTGGTTGGCCTGGGCCTCGCCATCCTTGGTCTCCACCTCTCGCAGGGTCTCGTCGCTCTTGTTGCCCACGAGCATGATGGGAATGGCCTCCACGTTGCCCTTTATGGCCAGGACCTGCAGCGGAGGTGGAAGTTAAGAGGAACAGTCAGAAAGAATTCAGATCTCCAAGATAATCTGAACGTCCTGGGAGAAAGTGCGTCATAGGTCTGAATGTTGAAAAGAAGTTTCCCGGTGTAAGATGCTAACGTGTTGTTCAAACATCAACATAAATCTGTACTTTACAGCATAaataaagggaaagaaagactTGAAAAAACTTaagtaaatacaatttaaagtaGTAATTATGCATTATGTCCATTCTGTATTAGTTTTCATCCATATCAAAATAATGTGTAACATAAAATTACTGTTTAAAAGAAACTGGTATATATGTCAGTGTTACTATGGCATAATTCATTAATGAGTAATATGGGGGCAGCAAGGTATATAACACCACTTTAAAAAGAGTTATCATGTATTCACAAAATTCACAATATATCTTTcaagttaaatatataatatagtatatAAAGCAATGTGTAGGCACATATAGTCATGAACAGACCTGCACACcttcagtacacacacacacacacacacacacctgttggTAAATGGGTTTGAGCTCCTCCAGGGACTGTTTGCTCGTGATGGAGTAGACCAGGATGAAGGCGTGGCCTTTGGAGATGGACAGACGCTGCATGGCGGGGAACTGGTGGCTCCCCGTGGTGTCGGTGATCTGCAGCGTGCACACGCTCTTGTCGCAGCTGATCACCTGGCGGTAGGTGTCCTCCACCGTGGGGATGTAGGTGTCCCTGAAGGTGCCCTTCACGAAGCGCAGGACCAGGGAGCTCTTCCCTACTCCACCCGCCCCAAACACCACCACACGATAGTCGTTGCTCTGCTCCGGCATTCTGCCCCCCTCAGGCTTAAGACAGTGTTACACCTGTCATGttgagggtgggggggatgaGAGGGGGTGTGAGAAGAGGATCAATTTAGCACAAGGACAGCAAACAAAGTAGCAGATATAAAGCAGAGGGACGAGTAAACATCGGTGGGACACAACCGAAGGAGCACGCTGCTCGTGGTCTGATGACGAGGCACAGAACAAATTAGAGAAGATGAGTTTGGTGAAGCTCCAAGTGTTTCACCTGACGCAGACATTTCCCTAATCAATAGCATTCCCTGAGAAACTGTTTCTCAGCTTCAAGCACGGAAACATTCCTCATTTATCAACTTAAGCAGCTGCGGCAAACCCCGGGGGAGACCGAGGCCTTGGGACAATGATCTCCAGGCCTTCAGGGGTCGGACACGAgcaataacacacactcacaacacgGCAAACATCGAACACACACTTTGCAAATGAGCACACACACGTTTAGGGGACTTTGGGACCTGGGGGGCCCGATAGCTTCTCCtccaaagaaacacatgatacTGAACACAGTAGTATGGATGGAGCCTGAGCTTTTTTGCAGAAACCCAGTGGCAGAGAGCCTGATTCGGGTGATTCGGGAATATAGAATCTTTCTAGTCTCCTGAACAAATCCAATCACCAAGCTGTCATTGCTGTGGACTCAGGGCCCCATGTCTGCTCCGGGGCCACAGACCACCGCCTGCTTGTTGCTACGCCCCTGAATCGAATCAACACATCTCGAACAGAAC
This Limanda limanda chromosome 12, fLimLim1.1, whole genome shotgun sequence DNA region includes the following protein-coding sequences:
- the diras1b gene encoding GTP-binding protein Di-Ras1b, whose translation is MPEQSNDYRVVVFGAGGVGKSSLVLRFVKGTFRDTYIPTVEDTYRQVISCDKSVCTLQITDTTGSHQFPAMQRLSISKGHAFILVYSITSKQSLEELKPIYQQVLAIKGNVEAIPIMLVGNKSDETLREVETKDGEAQANQWKCAFMETSAKTNHNVTELFQELLNLDKKRNMSLNIDGKRSGKQSRAERLKGKCSVM